CTATTTTAAGTTTGTATCATATGACCATAGGAGTAAGCTATCAAAAAAGGAGACTCTTATGGACAAGATTAAGTCAGAGCAAGGATATGGCGTGCAGCGGCTGCAGTCAAAGGACGCTCGCAGTGCCATTGTACAACGTTTGGCAGTTGACTTCAATTTAACTCCCATCATTGCTGAAGCTTTTTATCAGCAGTTTTCCATGTATTACCAAGAGCATGCAAATGTGTCGCTCTCCAGCGGGGAAATTGCCTATGAAGCAGTTTCCGCAGAAGAACCTGCTGGAAAACACATTCGGCTCACCAAAAAAGTTACCGTCAGATTGAAACTTATCGATTTCAATTCTGACCTACAAGCCTTGGCCGAGTACGGCCTGGCCGGATTAAGACAACATCGTCTGGCCCGCTTAACTCGTCAAGCTTATGATCAAGGCGCACTGCTCAGTTATGAAGATCTGGCCATGATTTTAACCACCAGCCCGGCAACTGTCCGCAGAGACGTATCTGCTCTCAACCACAACGGCATGTTCGTCATCACGCGTGGTGCAAAGCTGGACATGGGTCCGGGACTATCCCACAAAACCACGATCATCGACTATTACTTCAAGGGTTACAGCTTCACAGAAATCGAACGCATTACAAATCATAGCGAAGTAAGCGTCAAGCGTTATCTTGCTGACTTTGTTCAGGTAGCCGCACTTTACAAGCAGCAGTTTACTGCAAACCAAATCCGGCTGATTGCCCAGAAATCGGATCGACTAGTTAGAGAGTATATTGAGCTCTATAAAACCTATTCAACTAAAGACAATGAGCGCATGGATGACTTGCTCACACCTCAGCTACCTCATCAGGCCGAGGAAAAAAAAAGCGCTCAACTTCGATCCGGAGGTAAAGGAAATGATTAAGCCGCTTAGCAAAGAACAGGTACAGCTCAAAAAACAAAGGCGCTTGAGAGACAAAAGCCTTGAACAACACTTATTGCATAGGTTTCTCAACCACTACGGATATGACAAAGGAGAGATTACAGCCCATGCCATCATTGACGATATTCTGAATCTGATCGATCATTATTTCCTCGTCTCCAGCATCGATGACGATCTGCATCACCTTCATTATGGACAACTGGTATGGATGGCGGTTCCGGTGGATGAGTATCCCCAAAGAGCGAAATCAATCTCTCAAACTCGCATGAAGCCGGTGGTACTAAGCTTTCTGAGTGACGAAGATATCGATCACATAGCTCACGGGTTTGACTCCACCTCTCTGCGCAAGAAAAGGCTCGCCAGGTGGGTGGATCAGGCCTTTGATCAAGGTGCACTGCTTACACAGCTTGACCTTAGCTGTTTACTGGGTGTT
Above is a genomic segment from Candidatus Bathyarchaeota archaeon containing:
- a CDS encoding DUF1670 domain-containing protein, which produces MDKIKSEQGYGVQRLQSKDARSAIVQRLAVDFNLTPIIAEAFYQQFSMYYQEHANVSLSSGEIAYEAVSAEEPAGKHIRLTKKVTVRLKLIDFNSDLQALAEYGLAGLRQHRLARLTRQAYDQGALLSYEDLAMILTTSPATVRRDVSALNHNGMFVITRGAKLDMGPGLSHKTTIIDYYFKGYSFTEIERITNHSEVSVKRYLADFVQVAALYKQQFTANQIRLIAQKSDRLVREYIELYKTYSTKDNERMDDLLTPQLPHQAEEKKSAQLRSGGKGND
- a CDS encoding DUF1670 domain-containing protein gives rise to the protein MIKPLSKEQVQLKKQRRLRDKSLEQHLLHRFLNHYGYDKGEITAHAIIDDILNLIDHYFLVSSIDDDLHHLHYGQLVWMAVPVDEYPQRAKSISQTRMKPVVLSFLSDEDIDHIAHGFDSTSLRKKRLARWVDQAFDQGALLTQLDLSCLLGVCDAVVSKYVNEIQSSGKILPTRGNIHDLSGAITHKREIITLYLENYLTPEIAIKTNHSKEAVDRYIKDYHRVETLWKHDITDLEQISHLSRLSKNVAQQYIDLLPEKLLKNHNAKLVDIENPINKLGKSGETEAGSAGEQPARDSRKQNE